From Vigna unguiculata cultivar IT97K-499-35 chromosome 5, ASM411807v1, whole genome shotgun sequence, the proteins below share one genomic window:
- the LOC114183794 gene encoding lysine histidine transporter 1-like, whose translation MGTQTPTTQKFDSSEQESDKRTAEQKAIDDWLPITSSRNAKWWYSAFHNVTAMVGAGVLSLPSAMASLGWGPGVVILVLSWIITLYTLWQMVEMHEMVPGKRFDRYHELGQHAFGEKLGLWIVVPQQLICEISVDIVYMVTGGKSLQKIHDLVCKNNCNNMKTSYFIIIFGSVHFVLSHLPNFNAISGISLAAAIMSLSYSTIAWVASVEKHVGNPHKEVEYGYKASSSAGTFFNFLNALGDVAFAYAGHNVVLEIQATIPSTPDKPSKGPMWWGVLVAYTVVALCYFPVALIGYWVFGNSVDDNILISLNKPTWLIVTANMFVVIHVIGSYQLYAMPVFDMIETLMVKQLRFKPSWWLRFVERNVYVAFTLFVAITFPFFGSLLGFFGGFAFAPTTYFLPCIMWLAIYKPRKFSLSWITNWICIILGFLLMILAPIGGLRSIILNAKHYGFYQ comes from the exons ATGGGAACCCAGACTCCAACTACTCAAAAGTTTGATTCCTCAGAACAAGAG AGCGACAAGAGAACTGCGGAGCAGAAAGCAATCGATGATTGGCTTCCCATAACTTCTTCAAGGAACGCAAAATGGTGGTACTCAGCTTTTCACAACGTCACTGCCATGGTAGGAGCTGGAGTTCTCAGCCTTCCTTCTGCCATGGCAAGTCTTGGATG GGGTCCTGGTGTGGTTATTCTTGTGCTGTCATGGATTATCACTCTGTACACACTGTGGCAAATGGTTGAGATGCATGAGATGGTGCCCGGGAAAAGGTTTGACAGGTACCATGAACTGGGGCAGCATGCTTTTGGGGAAAAACTGGGACTGTGGATTGTGGTGCCTCAGCAACTGATATGTGAGATTAGTGTGGACATTGTCTACATGGTGACCGGAGGAAAGTCACTGCAGAAAATTCACGACCTTGTCTGCAAAAATAACTGCAATAACATGAAGACATCTTACTTCATCATCATCTTTGGCTCTGTTCATTTTGTTCTCTCTCACCTTCCCAACTTCAATGCCATCTCTGGCATTTCTTTGGCTGCCGCAATCATGTCTCTCAG TTACTCAACGATTGCATGGGTGGCTTCGGTGGAGAAGCATGTTGGAAATCCTCACAAAGAGGTGGAATATGGGTACAAGGCGAGCAGTTCAGCAGGAACATTTTTCAACTTTCTGAATGCCTTGGGTGATGTGGCTTTTGCCTATGCTGGACACAATGTGGTGTTGGAGATTCAAGCAACCATCCCTTCAACCCCAGACAAACCTTCAAAGGGTCCCATGTGGTGGGGAGTTTTGGTGGCCTACACAGTTGTCGCCTTGTGTTACTTCCCTGTTGCTCTCATTGGCTATTGGGTCTTTGGCAACTCTGTTGATGACAACATCCTCATCTCCCTCAACAAACCCACTTGGCTCATAGTAACTGCTAACATGTTTGTCGTCATCCATGTCATAGGAAGCTACCAG CTCTATGCAATGCCGGTTTTTGACATGATTGAAACATTGATGGTCAAACAATTGCGTTTCAAGCCAAGCTGGTGGCTACGATTTGTGGAGCGCAATGTTTATGTTG CATTTACTTTGTTTGTGGCCATCACTTTCCCTTTCTTTGGTTCCCTTCTCGGATTTTTTGGAGGATTCGCATTTGCTCCAACAACATACTTT CTCCCGTGTATTATGTGGCTTGCTATTTACAAACCTAGGAAGTTCAGCTTATCCTGGATCACCAATTGG ATTTGCATTATACTTGGCTTCCTACTCATGATTCTAGCACCAATCGGCGGATTAAGGAGCATCATACTCAATGCCAAACACTATGGGTTTTACCAATGA